DNA from Acidobacteriota bacterium:
AACCGTGACTGGGTTTGCTGGAGGGCGGCCCAAAGTTGAAGAAATCGTGGCGTACTGGCCGGCGCTACTTCAAAAACACGTGGTGACTCCACAGGTGGAAGTGATTGAGGCATAGCGCTTGCACCGTGGTGGGAATTGCTCGGATGGCAAGCTGGTGGAAATTCAAATTCAACTTAAATTGAATTCCGCCGGGTTGTTTCCGACTATTCTTACCACGAAGTGAGGTTGCCATGCGCGACGACGTGCGAGATTGGATCGCCCTGAGTTTGACCAGAGGCATTGGGCCGATGACGGCCCAAAAAGTATTGAAACGGTTTGGGTTTCCGGGAGCAGTATTCCGGGCCAATCGGCAGCAATTCGAGGGGGTTGGGCTTCCGGAAGATACCCGAGAAGCCATTCTCAACCAGGAGGGATATCGGGAGGCTGATGCGCAACTGCTCTGGCTCCAACAGCATGGTGCTTCGGCCATTACGATTCAGGATGCTGAATACCCTCTGCACTTGCGCGAAATCCCGGATCCCCCTATTGTGCTGTATTTCAAGGGTGATCTGACTTCAGCACTGGAACAACCCTGTGTGGCGATTGTGGGTGCGCGGCATTGTTCAACCTATGGACAGAACGCGGCAACCCGATTGGCACGTGATTTGACAACCCACGGGGTCACAGTGGTTTCCGGATTGGCGCGCGGAATTGATACGGCTGCCCATCAGGGAGCGATTGAAGCTCGTGGCTCCACCATTGCGGTCATGGGAACCGGGCTGGACGAGCGATACCCGAAAGAAAACAGCAAACTGGCTGAGACAATTCTGGACTATGGCGCGCTGGTGACTGAATTTCCGGTCCAAAAGCCACCGCTCCCGCAAAACTTTCCCTACCGCAACCGCATTATTTCGGGATTGTGTCGGGGAGTGGTCGTGGTCGAAGCCTCAGAGCGATCTGGTTCTTTGATTACAGCCCGCATGGCAATGGAGCAAAACCGCGAAGTCTTTGCCGTGCCGGGAAATATCACCTCCGCCAAATCAATCGGTCCAAACCGTCTGATCCAGGATGGCGCGAAACTGGTACTCGACTGGCAGGATGTGGTGGCTGAATTTTCCTATGATTTACAGCGACAGTTGCGGCAAGTTGATGAAACCCCAGGTGATCTCATCAAGGCTCGCGCTGATCTGGCTTCATTGACCGAAGACGAACGTCAACTCTTTGGTCTGATTGGATTGGATGAGCCGGTTCACATTGATGTGCTTCTGGTACAGAGTAAGCTGAATCAGCCGCGTCTCGTAAACGCCCTTTTTCAACTGGAACTCAAAGATCGCA
Protein-coding regions in this window:
- the dprA gene encoding DNA-protecting protein DprA, which gives rise to MRDDVRDWIALSLTRGIGPMTAQKVLKRFGFPGAVFRANRQQFEGVGLPEDTREAILNQEGYREADAQLLWLQQHGASAITIQDAEYPLHLREIPDPPIVLYFKGDLTSALEQPCVAIVGARHCSTYGQNAATRLARDLTTHGVTVVSGLARGIDTAAHQGAIEARGSTIAVMGTGLDERYPKENSKLAETILDYGALVTEFPVQKPPLPQNFPYRNRIISGLCRGVVVVEASERSGSLITARMAMEQNREVFAVPGNITSAKSIGPNRLIQDGAKLVLDWQDVVAEFSYDLQRQLRQVDETPGDLIKARADLASLTEDERQLFGLIGLDEPVHIDVLLVQSKLNQPRLVNALFQLELKDRIHQLPGKLYVRKL